The Natronolimnobius sp. AArcel1 genome contains the following window.
GAGGAGCGGATAACGCAAGGCTTCGAAATCGGGCGGTGGCTTGACGAGGACTACTACGATGTCGGTGAGTTCTCAGATGGGTGGGTGACGTTCACGTATCTTGGCGATCCGGACTTCAAGTACCACGAATTCACTGAGAACGGCGCGTGTTGCAGCGACGTATTCGAGGCGTTGACCGAAGTTGAGGAACCTCGATAATACTGTCTGGCTCTGTTGAAATCCTCACCGGCTAACAAATTATCGGTCGCCAAGCACCGTCCAAACGAAGAGTTCGCGGCGAGCCGCAAGCGGATCGTGCGAACGACCGGGCGTATAGAGAAAACAGCGTGGCAGTTGGATCAGTACGGATCAGAGAAGGCTGCGGGGTATCTCCGACGGTGGTTGCCGTCAATCGTGACATTTGCAGAGGCAGCCATCGAGCGGCTGATGGGAGAAGTCAGCAAGCGCTATAAGAACCAGTGGATGCGCTGGACAGCAGAAGGATTGGAGGCGTTGTTCCAGCTTCGAATCGTGAAGTATGCTGATCCATTGTACTACAAGTCATTCCTCGACGAACTGTTCCAGCGATCGACCAAAACAGCAATGAGCTGTGAACTTTCAATTGAGAGCACTGGAGGCAAACTCTAGACCGCTTTGCGACGCGACCAGTAAATTACTAGGAACCGCCCGACAGCAACCGATTTTCATTTGGAATCCGCGCACCCTGATTAAACAGGAAGAAGCAGAATGCGGTCGGATAGAGATAGTCAAATATCTCTCTATGGTAAATTCGAATCGTTTTCTATCTAGCGGGCTCACTCCAAACGAGGGATCCCCGCATAACCAAAGAGGAGATAGAGTATTTACGCACAACAGGGGTAGGTCCGGGGAGATTACTGATTTCCTGTTTAATAAATACTCCTCAACTAGTACTCTGTTTGTTGTAGAACGGGAGACCATCGGCTCAAAGCAGTTGAATTGGCGGCAAGAAACAGACGTTCCTCGCCGCACACTAAGGATTGCAATTGACCTTAGTACACTCACAGCATTAAAGAATGTGCTTTCTGAAACCTGGTTTCTAACTCATTACCCCAGGGGTTCAACTACGTCAGACACCCTTCGAAGCCCCTGAGTTACCCTCAAATAAATGTAAATATTGTTAGTATATAATCGGGATCCTTTATAACAGATTGAAGTCCAAAATTCATTACCTCAAAAGTCGCTTCCGTATTGCGATTTTCGTAGCTGTCTGGGCGGCGAAACACTTATATTGTGAAAGTCCCATTATCTGATAGGGTCCGAAATGACTCTCGTCGCACACTAAGGATTGCACCCTCGCCTACGAGGGCGAGGAAGTGTGGACGATCAAAACTACCGCGAGATGGGTAGCCGAGTGATACGAAACACCGGCTTCTCGTGGGGTTAGCGTCTACCGACTAGCTCTCGGAACAGCCCGGTAAACGGGCTGCTCCATTAGCTGGTGAGCCACCGCCCTGGTCGGTTTCAGAGCAGTGGCCACTGGTTGCATTGAGTGTCGGAAGCTATGGCGCTATTCTACCCGTGATGGCCTGCTCGGGCCGAAACCGAGCATGATCGCCACATATGAACGGTAGAAATCAGCGTTCGACGGTATCACACTCACCCTCGATTAGCGAGGATGACGAACTAGCACAGATCGCCCAGCAGATCGCATGTCCCAACTGCGGAGACCTTCCGGTTTCCCTCGTCGAAGTACTTTCACCAGACGAAGTCTCCGATGAGAGTGTCAAAGCGTTCAAAAATGGTCTCAAGGGAGCGCTCGTCGGCGGGATCACCGGTGCCCCACTCGGTCCAGGAGGGATCGGCCTCGGAATGGCTGGTGGCGCACTCATCGGGAGTGATCAAGGACGCAAACAGGCAAAGAAAGAGCGTCTGGTTGTCTCCTGTCCGTGCTGCGGGTACCATGGGAGGTGTGACTGATGGCGATCCCCGAAAGCCAGTTTGAAGGCTGGTACAAGACAGGGGCTGATGCTGGTTCTGCCACTGCTCGCGGACGAATAAAGCGAATACTCGAAATGGACCGGTCTCCGATCCAGCAAAATGAGGACTGCTCATTCAAAGTGTTCCTTCAGGGATCCTATAAGAATCACACCCACACCAGGGGATCTAGCGACGTGGACATCGTCGTGAAGCTAACCTCTGCATGGCGGCGTGACCTGTCGAATCTAACTTCGACTGAGCGGGACCGGTACCACAACAACTCGGGGTCAGCGGATTACAGCTACACTGAGTTCAGTGACGACGTGTGGAACTGGCTCCGGCGGCAATTCAATAATCCAGGTGACCGGATCTCTCGTGGGAACAAGGCGATCGCCATCGAAAGCGACCGCCTTCCGGTTGACGTCGATGTCGTTCCGTGTGCGGATTACCGGATCTACAACAGTTACCCGCCGACCGAGTCCAATACAGAACCCGATATCGACCACGGGATGTACTTCGACGCGCAGAGAACAGGCGAACGGATCATCAACTATCCACAGATCCACTACACAAACGGGTGCCAGAAGCACTCGAAATACAAAGAGACCGTCCGTATCTTCAAAAACGCGCGTGACTACTACAACGATCACTTCAGCACCTGGCAAACGATCGACGCGCACTCCTACGGCATCGAATGTCTCATCTACAACGTTCCAGATGAGATTCTACAACGGTCACGCCGACGTGACCGCTTCATCGAAGTCCTAGATCATCTCCAAGACGAGAGCACCGATCTCAGCGGATTCGATCAAGTGTCGGAAGAGGAGTTGCTATTCGGAGACAGTAACACCCAGTGGGACCTCACCAACGCAGAACAGTTACTCAGCCGGCTCCGCGAGATGTGGAACGAGTGGTACGATAAACAGAATGCACAGCTACTCCACTGATCAGCCTCGACGCCACCAGTGGTACATCTGGATAGGCGTCATCGCAGCCTCAGTAGCATTTCTGCCGCTAGCGGCAGGGAGCCTAAAGGGAATTCCCCTTGGAGTCCTCGTCGGAGGGCTCTATTACGGTTTCACACGCTGGCTGTGGAAATGGAGCGTTCTCCGGGCGTACAACATCGTTGAGGTTCCAGTTTTGGACGGCGAGTGGGAGGGGTATCTCTACACATCGAAAGACCCTGCGGAGATAGATGACGAGCTCATCGTCAAAACGGGAAAACAACGAGATGGACTCACCAAAATGGAAACCTCGCTCAGGATCGAACAAACCTGGGATAAGGTCTTAGTGTCGTTAGACGGGCCAGAGTCCAACTCTGGCAGCCAAGGAGCGACGATCCTCGTGAAGGAGAACGCTTGGCCCACGATCGCGTACAACTACGTCAATGATGGCGGTTACGCGAACGATGATTTGGACATGCACTATGGGACAACGACGCTCCAGTACGATGCTGACGAGGATAAACTCGAAGGTCCCTACTACACTCGCCCGGACCAAAGAGGGAATCATGGAATCCTAGAGCTGTACCGAAAAAGCCAGTGACGGATGAATCAAACCCTTAGTGTTGAAGGGGTGTGTATGGATCAGATCCGTAATTCAGCGGTTCTGAACAAGTGTTCCTTCTGCTACTTTGGTCAAATGAGGCTACACTCGGTCTTTTTGTGCTCTGGCTTACTGAGAACCGATTCTCCGTTTAAGTCATTCTCGTCACAAGGGGTAGATATGACGGGAGACGGATTGTTCTGATGCGCGTCGTACTCTTGAGAGACGTTTCTCTCGAATGAATTGAGGTGAGTCGAGAGCAGAGGCCCATCTGTATCTCAAATGTAGAGTGCGAAGATTTAAGCCAGCACAAGCTCCTGTCGACAGTGCCGGAACCTCACTTCCTTGTGTGGTGATCCCGCGCAGTGGGGGCTGCGCGGGGTTTGAATCCGTTCATTCATAGACCAATCCATCCCTGTCATAGCGCTACTGAGGGTCGTGATCGGTGGACTCAGTCTCGGTGACCTTCTTCCCTTGTAACGGCCATTCCCGGTCTATCTGTCTAATTAGTTCTGACGCGGGCATCCGTTGCTCTACTGCGATTTTATCGATTAGTTCCCACGCTCGCTCTTCTCTGGGACTATTGACCTCGTTCGGATTTCCAGCCCACGTCGAGAGTGCTTCAATGATTATCGCTGCGTCTTGGGGGTGTAGGCCATGTGTCGGCATACGCCGGTTGGAGGCCCTTTCATTGATAAAATCTCGGATCAGAAAGAACACTTCGGCATTAGTGTGTTATCGGCGCGATTGAACATGGTATACGGAAAGGACATGTACCCATCATTAGATGTAAGAGTATGGCTCAGGCGGGAAACTCCGAACTGGTAGATGCGTTCACTCAATTCTTCGAAAGCTACTACGATACCGGAATTAAAGAACTCGCTAAGCGATACCCAAACAAACAGCGGTCACTCCACATCGACTGGGAGGACATCTACCGGTTCGATCCCGACCTTGCGGACGACTTCCTGAACCATCCCGAGCCACTCCAGCGCTACGCCGAGGAGGCGCTACGACTGTACGACCTTCCGATTGACGTCAGCCTCGGCCAGACCCACGTCCGCGTCCGGAATCTGCCCGATACCGAGTCGCCCGAGATCTGCGAGCTACGTGCACGCGACATGAACAGTCTCGTCCAACTCCGCGGAATCGTCATCGAATCAACCGACGTAAAACCGAAAGTCGTAGACGGTGCCTTTGAATGCCAGCTCTGCGGAACACTCTCCAGAGTTCCACAATCAAGCAGTGACCTACAGGAACCACACGAGTGCCAAGGCTGCGAACGCAAAGGACCGTTTCGACTGAACTTCGATCAGTCCGAATTCATCGACTCGCAAAAGATCGTGATAGAGGACGAAGCAACAACATCGCCAGAACCACCAGGATCCATCGAAGTAGAACTGGAGGATGATATCACAAATGAGGTCTCTAACGGTGATTTCGTCGATGTGACCGGTGTTCTTCGACTCGCGGATGATAATTCTGGTAATACGTTTGAAACACACTTAGAGGGAATGTCCATTGAACTCGTAGATTATGACGAACGTGAACACTGGCCAACTATCGAACCGACTACAGATAGCGAGGGCTTCAAGATGGACCTGGAAGCGTTCGTGGAACGCTCTCGTCGGGTGTTGCAATCACACGAGTATCTGGATGAGACGAGTGCGAAAGCGAAGATCATCACACCGTTCATCAAGTTGCTCGGATGGAATATCTATAGCACGGACGTTCTCATGGAGTATCCTCGCGGGGATTCGGATATCACTGATCGTGTCGATTATGCGTTGATAGAAAATGGTGATCTGAAGGTATGCATTGAGGCGAAGCGTCCGACTGTGAATTTGGATGCGAAGACAGGGCAATTGAAGCGGTATATGCGTCTTCACCGGTGTAACTGGGGGTTGCTCACAAATGGAGATCGGTACATTATTCTTCGAGACGAGAAGGAGTTCGAGCTTGACGATATTATTCGAGAGGTGGATTGCGAACTAGAGCACTTAGTCAAGCGAGAATCCGCGTTGGCTCCGCTTCGACGATAGAACACATCGAAGACAGTGTCCCCCTGGGAACCATTTAGGGAGAAGTTATTCAGCAGACAGAATCTCGGGCGACTGTTGGAATCTGTTAATAGATTCCCACACTCGGTACGACTAAGTAGACTTCTATTTATATACTATCCAGAACATGACAACGCCATCTGCAAATTCCCACGCTCACCAAGCAGCAGCCTGGCTCAAACCTCGCCAAGTCCGCGAACTCCGAACCGCAGCTCAAAGCACTAACTCACTCTCTTACCTCCGCGATCGAAACGAGGCAATCGTCACTTTGCTATATGACACTGGCCTTCGAGTTGGCGAACTCGTCGCGCTTGACGTCGAGAATCTGCACTTCAATGACGATCCAGCGTATCTTGCGCTTCCAGCATCGATTCAAAAAGAGTATCCGACAGATCGCTCGCCACGGTACCAAGAGATGAACTTGAGTGTCGATGAAACAACCTATGACACGGTTCCGCGGCTCCAGTCATACCTCAATAATCGCTGGAAGGACAGCGATGCTCTCTTCCCGAGTCGGCAAGCCGATCGCATGACTACCGAAAGTGTTCGTCGAGTGCTTCGTGCCCTCGCTGAGACAGCCGATGTGCGACCGCACACGATCGAAGGGGTCCAAGGTTATCCCACAGATGTAACGCCGCATACGCTCCGTCACAGCGTCGCGTATCGAATGTTGCATGCAGAGGACGGATACTCACTATACGACGTCCGGAATCGTCTCCGACATGCGACCATTCAAACAACCGAACGAGTCTATGATCACTTCGATCGCATCTAAGTTACAGCAACACGGCTCTGTTGAAACCCTCAAATAGGTAGGAACTGCGTCGGGATCATAGTGCCGTGAGTACGTTCGACACAGCGGTAAACTGAAGTGAACCAAGGTATCTGTCGACATATGCTCCGACGCTCATACCTCAAAATCCTCACCGGTCTCTCGACACTCCCATTTATTCCTAACTTCACTCCAGAGCCACGTCTCCCCGCAGATGGTCACCTCATGTATTGGTTCCATTTTCGAGGTGCTATCGAGCGAGAAATACCGATGAGTACCGAACGGTCCCGAGAACACGTCGTTAACGAGATGACTTTCAAAAAGACCACCGAGCAAGAGGCAATACAAGCATTGGAGTTGGCGGACGCTGGGTATTACACCTTGGAGGATATACCCGAAAACTGGCGGTCCTATTTCGAGGATATAGAGCAGTCTTTAGAGCGTTTGTGATGTCGCTGCATCGGGAAATTGTTTTGATTTACACTGTTTCGGAGACATAGGCGTTCTCTTCACCGAATTCAGTGAAACGAGCACCATATGGTTTTTCGAGGCGTCACACTGGGACGAATTTGACTGTGACATCGAGGCTTCCGGCAGTGGCGAAGCGGGTGGGCGCTCTCACAACTTCATCGAAATAGTAGAACCCGACGCTATATGGCGATTCACCATAGCCCACAGGTTGAAAGATCGGAGCGCGACAAATCTGATCGATTCTGTTGGCGATTACTCAGTGTAGCTTCAAGCGTGAATCTGTAGATCCTCTTCGGTCTCAATTGGGTAGAGTTGGCGTAGTTTGATCCGGGCATCGTCAGTAGTAAACTGCCAGTCAATGGGACGATTGGTCGTGTTTCGACGCCTCTGCCACGCAGCGACCTCCGCTCGGAGGGTCGCTGCGTGGTAGATTCGCCGATCGAGACACTGCCGTTTGAGGACGCCTATTTCGATTTCGGCCATATTCAGCCAACTTCCTCTCTTGGGCGTGTAATGAAACTCGAACCGATCAAGATACGCTTGAGCATACTCTGGCGGGAAAAACTGATAGAAGGCAGCAGGCTTGTGTGTGTTGAGCTGATCCATCACAACCCGGATGCAGTCCGCATCCGGGTAGTGAACATCTGCGAGTTCGACCATTCGGTCGATCCATTCTATTGTTCGCCTCTTCTCGGTGATTTCGACGTTTACCCAGCCAGTTAGCGGCTCTGTCGAGAGATGTATTCGTTGTTTCCCATTGCGTTTGTAGCGGTGATCGGATCGGGCGACCGCTCCCGGTCGGGCCGGGAGCGGGTCGCGTTCGTGTCCTCGTAGAGCCTTGCTAGATTCGTCAAAACAGATGACTGGACGGGTTTCGTCGTACGGTTCGTGGTAGAGATTGAGAACATCTTCCATGTAGTAGACGAAGTCAGCGTCCTGTTCTGGAGGTATCTCCCAGTAGCTGGAGAGATGAGGTTTCAGGGCGTTTTTTTAACCGCTGTCGGACGGCCTCGTGAGAGATCGACTCGAAGTCGATCTCGTCAAGGGTAACGAGTTCGTCGGCAAGGAGGTGTAGTGTCCACCGAGAGTGTCCTTCTGGTGGTTCGCTGCAGGCGAGTTTGATGAGGTGGGCTTCGGCGTTTCCGTCAAGCTTGCGTTCGTACTCACGGTCGGGTTTGCGGCGATGAATCGCCGCAATCCCTCGTTCAGTGTAGTCTTTGCGTGTGTTGTGGACGGTTTGGGGGTGACAGCCGACGTGCTCACTGATTGTCGCATCAGTGAGCCCGTCGTCAGCTTTCAGAAGGATACGTGCGCGTGTGTTGGCTTGCGCCCTCTGTTCACCGGCGGACGTGAACCATTCGAGCGTCTTGCGATCTTCGTCGCTGAGCTCAACAATGTACTTCTTCGCTCCCATTTGGTAAGAGACGCGCTCAGAGAAGATACGTTAGACGTTCACTGTTGAAGCTACACTCAGCCACTGTTTGTGGTCTCACGGGGGTCCGAAACAAATTCGTAGCAACCAGAGTCGTATTTGTTTTCTAAGTGACCGGCAAGGGCGAGTCGTTGAATCCGGTTCTGCACGGTTTGACGGACCGGATTATCTAATTCTGAGAGGACGCCGCGCTCGTCGAGAGCCCGGTATACCTCAGTCGGAGTTGCTTTGCCCCAAGGTTCACCGGATCTGCCTTCAAGGAAGTAATCCAAGATGGCAGAGTCCAGCTCATCGATAGCATCAGGGCTAAGCGGCACGATTTTGACTATGCATATCGCTTTGCTAATAACTGTCGGATTAATTTTGCTAAAACAATTATATATAGCATTGCTAATAGCTTGGCGAATAGCAAAGTCATAAGTAATCCTGATCAATACACTCTGTTGCCGTCTCGAACGGCAGGCAAGCACAGGATGGATTCGTCCCAAAACCCCCTGATGGTCAATACGGGATACCGTGGTGGGTGCCTTGTGAGAGACCCCGACGTCTTCCCATGTGGGCGAATCCCGGGTTCGACTCCCGGCTTGTCCTTTGGGTGGCGACCAACGCCGGTCAAAAACAGATGCCTATAAAATTTCAGTACACCTGTCCTGACTGCGTCCGAACAGTCGAGTGGATATTCAATGAGGAGGAGGGACGGCTTGAGCCGGACGGACTCACTGGATGCTTGGGGAAAAATTGCATGAAGATTCACCGTGCATCAGCGATAGTAGTTAGTGAAGAAGAAGCAGAGAAAGTCAAACAATCAGGACTGTAATACCACGCACCAAAATAACGATGCCAACCGAACTCAAATACAAATGCCCTGACTGTGGTTGGATAATTAAGTGGATCTACGACGAGGAAGAAGAGAGCTTCAAGTCTGATGGATTAATGCGATATCCAATACCACTACACGTTCTTCCGTATTGATGAGGATCTGGACCAGGAATTAGAGCGTTTGACGGCGAGGTCAATCGGGGACAATCCCCGTTCTTCATTACCTGTACAGTATACCGATTCACTGAAACCAAAAGTTCCGAAAGGAGATCGTTAGAGTTACTCTTTAATATCAGAGGGAATTTTTTTCGAGATCCATTGAAGGATTTCGGATTTAGCACGCTCCTTCTTGTCCTTGATAGCAGGAATGACCCCTTTGTCATCGAGAAATTGACCAAGTTTAGCGATGCTAATCGGGACAAAGCTGGATATGATGACAACGAATCCACCACCGAGGAAAATCAGACCCCAGAACTCAAAATCAGGACCGATATCGATGGAAAAGTACTGATCAAAAAGTAATACAACGAATCCTACAATAACAATAAAAGCTGCACCTCCAATTACACTATTCCATTTGCTTATCATACCCTCCCAGTAAGATGAGTCCTCAACTTCAGGCCGCTCCAGTACGAGTTCGTCGGGTATCTTCTCGGCATCGACACGAGACCACTCTATCACAGAAACGTCAACCTCCCCTCCAGATTGTTCCTCATCTGGAACCCACCAGACAGCTCCCCGACCAACCGAAATGCTACTCACCTCACCTCTTTCCTGGAGTTTCTGGAGATGGTTATTGACAGTCTGCTTTCCGACGGAGACCCAGTCAAGATCGACGATATCTCGTGGCCGTACGACGGGTGTACCACGTTTATCACAGAGTTCAATGACTGCGGCCTTCACCTCCTCACTGCTAATCTTTTGATTTGGAGCCTGTGAATCTGCCCGGGTCATCACGGTATATCGCCAAATTAGTGTTAACTCTATATAAATTATAGATGAACCAAATACCACGATATCGGCTTACACTCAACCGTAGGCAAACTACAGTTGAGCCAATAATGGCGTTTATATCGGTCGAGAATGACAAGGAGAATAGAGAAACATGATAGAATGACAGATTTGCGCTGGTTGGCCGCAGTGCTGGCTAATCAGTTCTGAGATACCCGACTGGGTCCGGCCCAGCCGAGGCGTCTGTGGGAGGATGCTCGGTTTGGCCGTCCCAGTGGAATAGGACGGGCACTTGCAGTATAGCCCGTGCATGGAGGATAGTACCTATTCACCTAAGATTACCGATTGAGGGGGGTGGGTGCTCTGCACGAGTTGTTCTGTGGGTGCCGGAATTACACCTCACCATACAATACAGACAGCAATAATGAAATCCGGCGCAATCGGTGTCATCACAACTGACTCCGGCTCACCAACGATCAACACGAACCCGTTCCCGGCGATCAAAACAAACGGGGAACACGATCTGCGATCGACAGTCGTAGAAGAGTGGACGCAACAGGCGTTTGATGGAACAACCCTGAACAAGGGAAGAGCAGCGACAGAAACGACGGAGCGAATCAAAACAATACGCGTTACCGCAGACGGACAGATCGAGCAGGGCGAAGAGAAAGTCGAAGTCGCTACCCACATAACAGACTTTCTCCGTTCGCCCGGTGAATTCGTCATCACTGAGAGCACCAAAGACGAATTTGCACATCAGCTCCTGAAGGAGGCTACAGGAGAAGCGATTCACCCTGCGCTTGTAGATCTTGGAAGCTTCGTTAAGGCAACACCAGGTGCTAAACCCTGGATGAGCTGGTTCCGTAGCGAGGGTGGTCCAATCAGTGCGGGGTCAGCCTACGGCGACATCAACAGTGCTCCAGAGTTGGCCCAGTATGTCGAAGAACACCAGAACACACAACTCGGGCTCCGGAACGTGGAATTCAACGGCCGACAGCTGAAACTCGTGCTGTCACGAAGCGGCTGGGTCGCTATCTACGAACCAAAAGATATGGACACCATCGAATTCGCCCGGTTTGTCCGACAAAAAGTGCTTCCACACGCAAATCCGAAACTGGTGAATCTCAATGATTGAGTCAATCGTCCCCCTGTTGGCGCTGCTGGCAGGTGTCTATCTTATTGCCGCGGTTGCTGATGCGATGCTAGGACAACCTCGAACCCGCAGTGGACAGTTCGCACCGCATCGAACGACGAGCATTGAGACCGGGTTCAAACTCGCATGCTTCCTGTCTCTCGGGATTGTGCTGCTTATTCTGCTCTAATCTCACTAATCTCTGTGTCACCCATCCAGGGAGACATATTCTGTTCTGGTTATACGATTTCCTATATCGAACCATATATTCAAAAATATATGGTTAGCTATAGGCCGAGAGCGCTAAATCTGATTTGGAATCCCATCGGTCAACGGCACGGGAATCCCCGGCGTTTACGCTGGAGAGGCTGTCACTTCGCGTAGTCTTCGTGTACCTTCTCTTCGATACGCTCTTCCGAGTAGTCACAGGCGTAGTCGTGGACGTCGTCCATCACGTGTTCGAACTCCTCGTCGTCTGCGTACGCCTCATCCCGCTTGATCACCCACCCTTCTCCACGTTCTCGGGACAGGTACCGAACGTGCTCGTCGGTAATAATGATGAGATCCTCGGTATACTCACCATCTCCCTGAATTGGCGTCTGCCAAGTCGGTGAGATGGCCCGTCGTATGTTATCAATGCCGTCAATCGCTTCAACAGCAGATCTACTGAGTGGTTTATCAGGAATCGACGAAACGAGACCGGATTCTTTCGACATGGTAGTTCCCTCGCAGACACAACATATGAAGATTTCCCGAAGAGTCCGGGCACCTTTTTGTCGTTGAGATACCTCGTCGGACGCATATACCCAAGCTTTCCGACCGTCTTTACAGCGTGAGAGAGTTCCCGGAGCTGCGAGAGATCGACGACCCCAATAACCCAACTCCAGACGAGGCTCCGGTCAAACTCAAGGGATCGAGGTCATTCAGCCAAGCTCTCGGGAACTACCTGGCAGAACCAACAGCGCCGGAAAAGACGCAAATCCCGACATCGTCCTCCAGTACGGGCAAAACCCGGAGTTGACCGTCTGAATTGCGAGGTACCGTACCACTCACGAGTGCCGAAAATCGGCGTAGAACGATAGAGGAGCGAGTCGGTGACAAAGAATTCGATTAAAGCTGTAGTGGGTGGGGAAATCCTAAAAAAGCTCAAAAAAAAACGATTTCGGGACGTGAAGTAGGGTGTAGGCCAAGAAGATTGGTCCCATAGCAAAATTCAGACAACTGGTTCGATGACGACGTGGTTGTGCTTGAGCCGTGGAGCTTTCGCACGACCTTCTTCGACATACTCGACGACATCGATGGTGGCGAGCTTCTGTAGATCGCGGCTGACGACACCTTTGTCGTAGTCCAGTTCATCAGCGAGCGCGCGAACCGAGTGGGGATTATGTTCCTTCAGGTAGTCGAGAATCTCCAAGCGCCGGTCGTGGAAGACGTCTTCAGCTCGTTCACGAGCGAGTACGAGTGTGTCCGGGAAACCGTGCTGCGTCAGCGCTTCCGAGAAAGAATTCCGGAATTCCAGGCGAGAATCTACTTCGGCCTCCCCAGGATCGAACTCGTTCGGATCAGGGATCGAAGCGTGGCGGTCTTCAAATTCAGGCATTATTATATCCTCCTGACCGTTGTTAGGATTGCAACGGTAAAAAAGGCTTCGTTCATTTGCTAGTCGCCCATAATAACGATATTTCAATGGTGGCCAATACATT
Protein-coding sequences here:
- a CDS encoding nucleotidyltransferase, with protein sequence MDIVVKLTSAWRRDLSNLTSTERDRYHNNSGSADYSYTEFSDDVWNWLRRQFNNPGDRISRGNKAIAIESDRLPVDVDVVPCADYRIYNSYPPTESNTEPDIDHGMYFDAQRTGERIINYPQIHYTNGCQKHSKYKETVRIFKNARDYYNDHFSTWQTIDAHSYGIECLIYNVPDEILQRSRRRDRFIEVLDHLQDESTDLSGFDQVSEEELLFGDSNTQWDLTNAEQLLSRLREMWNEWYDKQNAQLLH
- a CDS encoding DUF2062 domain-containing protein codes for the protein MHSYSTDQPRRHQWYIWIGVIAASVAFLPLAAGSLKGIPLGVLVGGLYYGFTRWLWKWSVLRAYNIVEVPVLDGEWEGYLYTSKDPAEIDDELIVKTGKQRDGLTKMETSLRIEQTWDKVLVSLDGPESNSGSQGATILVKENAWPTIAYNYVNDGGYANDDLDMHYGTTTLQYDADEDKLEGPYYTRPDQRGNHGILELYRKSQ
- a CDS encoding site-specific integrase; its protein translation is MTTPSANSHAHQAAAWLKPRQVRELRTAAQSTNSLSYLRDRNEAIVTLLYDTGLRVGELVALDVENLHFNDDPAYLALPASIQKEYPTDRSPRYQEMNLSVDETTYDTVPRLQSYLNNRWKDSDALFPSRQADRMTTESVRRVLRALAETADVRPHTIEGVQGYPTDVTPHTLRHSVAYRMLHAEDGYSLYDVRNRLRHATIQTTERVYDHFDRI
- a CDS encoding IS630 family transposase, encoding MKPHLSSYWEIPPEQDADFVYYMEDVLNLYHEPYDETRPVICFDESSKALRGHERDPLPARPGAVARSDHRYKRNGKQRIHLSTEPLTGWVNVEITEKRRTIEWIDRMVELADVHYPDADCIRVVMDQLNTHKPAAFYQFFPPEYAQAYLDRFEFHYTPKRGSWLNMAEIEIGVLKRQCLDRRIYHAATLRAEVAAWQRRRNTTNRPIDWQFTTDDARIKLRQLYPIETEEDLQIHA
- a CDS encoding helix-turn-helix domain-containing protein; the encoded protein is MGAKKYIVELSDEDRKTLEWFTSAGEQRAQANTRARILLKADDGLTDATISEHVGCHPQTVHNTRKDYTERGIAAIHRRKPDREYERKLDGNAEAHLIKLACSEPPEGHSRWTLHLLADELVTLDEIDFESISHEAVRQRLKKRPETSSLQLLGDTSRTGR
- a CDS encoding helix-turn-helix domain-containing protein is translated as MPEFEDRHASIPDPNEFDPGEAEVDSRLEFRNSFSEALTQHGFPDTLVLARERAEDVFHDRRLEILDYLKEHNPHSVRALADELDYDKGVVSRDLQKLATIDVVEYVEEGRAKAPRLKHNHVVIEPVV